One part of the Drosophila teissieri strain GT53w chromosome 3R, Prin_Dtei_1.1, whole genome shotgun sequence genome encodes these proteins:
- the LOC122619199 gene encoding ran-binding protein 3 encodes MSENNEASVETNCFRGGFTLKASRLGGAVLRPAVLANSSGSNNSSTSPATGEDSALLNNPFLRESKDEEDDDEVVATGSAAAESTGDKEDDEVDERPDPLTKLRSNGIERSSMFAAAKNNMPHVQSSGFVFGQNVHERVVAPNAEQVTAEPDADTAGSSGSAQEAASSSTAATSSSAPLLFSSVIQNAAQTTETSEAAASSSICSSSNNNKESAEAKSLTDVAREYEESRAQKRKYEEVETFTGEEDEINIIDVSCKLFAFLNSNWEERGRGSLRLNDAKDGRGNSRVVFRTSGNLRLLLNTKVWAAMVAERASQKSLRLTAIDNSGVVKIFLAMGRPADIAQLHKALSERIAKRKVSHPEECSVEEAKNGVASEAAASLQPESTTHDDDDEDAAPGPSGAISAEADSYGPSPKKVIVQPDSSADVRVPPVEEGDEDADAEAEAKESTDQN; translated from the exons ATGTCCGAAAATAATG AAGCGTCAGTCGAAACTAACTGTTTCCGAGGTGGCTTCACCCTGAAGGCTTCGCGCCTGGGCGGTGCTGTTCTGCGCCCAGCAGtgctggccaacagcagcggcTCCAACAATAGTTCCACATCCCCGGCCACTGGGGAAGACAGCGCCCTGCTGAATAATCCGTTTCTGCGCGAGTCCAaggacgaggaggatgacGACGAGGTGGTGGCCACCGGATCCGCGGCAGCCGAGTCCACTGGCGACAAGGAGGACGACGAGGTGGACGAGCGGCCGGATCCGCTGACCAAGCTGCGCAGCAATGGCATTGAGCGTTCCAGCATGTTTGCCGCAGCCAAGAACAATATGCCTCATGTCCAGTCCAGCGGCTTCGTCTTCGGTCAGAATGTGCATGAACGTGTGGTGGCCCCCAATGCGGAACAGGTTACCGCTGAACCGGACGCAGACACGGCGGGCAGCTCGGGATCAGCCCAGGAGgctgcctcctcctccaccgctGCTACGTCGTCCTCGGCGCCATTGCTCTTCTCAAGCGTCATTCAGAACGCTGCCCAGACCACAGAGACCAGCGAGGCCGCTGCCTCGTCATccatttgcagcagcagcaataacaacaaggaGTCCGCCGAGGCCAAGAGCCTGACGGATGTGGCCCGGGAGTACGAGGAGAGCCGTGCTCAGAAGCGCAAATACGAGGAGGTTGAGACCTTCACCGGCGAGGAGGACGAGATCAACATTATCGACGTGAGCTGCAAGCTATTCGCCTTTCTAAACAGCAATTGGGAGGAGCGTGGTCGCGGCAGTCTGCGTTTAAACGACGCCAAGGACGGTAGGGGCAACTCGCGCGTGGTGTTCCGCACATCTGGCAATCTGCGCCTGCTGCTCAATACCAAAGTCTGGGCCGCCATGGTGGCGGAGCGGGCCAGCCAAAAGTCCCTACGTCTAACGGCCATCGACAACTCTGGCGTTGTCAAGATCTTCCTGGCCATGGGCCGACCGGCGGACATTGCCCAGCTACACAAGGCGCTCAGCGAACGGATTGCCAAGCGCAAGGTCTCACATCCCGAGGAGTGTTCCGTAGAGGAGGCGAAAAACGGCGTCGCCTCTGAGGCAGCGGCTAGCTTGCAGCCGGAGTCGACGACtcacgacgacgatgatgaggatgcTGCTCCCGGACCGTCGGGTGCCATTTCAGCTGAGGCGGACAGCTACGGTCCGAGTCCCAAGAAGGTGATCGTCCAGCCCGATAGCAGCGCCGATGTACGTGTGCCGCCCGTTGAGGAGGGCGACGAGGATGCCGATGCCGAGGCCGAGGCCAAGGAGTCAACCGATCAGAATTAA
- the LOC122619200 gene encoding 26S proteasome regulatory subunit 6A-B — translation MAQTLEDKSIWEDGEESLGEEVMRMSTDEIVSRTRLMDNEIKIMKSELIRITHEIQAQNEKIKDNTEKIKVNKTLPYLVSNVIELLDVDPQEEEDDGSVTVLDNQRKGKCAVIKTSTRQAYFLPVIGLVDAEKLKPGDLVGVNKDSYLILETLPAEYDARVKAMEVDERPTEQYSDIGGLDKQIQELIEAVVLPMTHKEKFKNLGIHPPKGVLLYGPPGTGKTLLARACAAQTKSTFLKLAGPQLVQMFIGDGAKLVRDAFALAKEKAPAIIFIDELDAIGTKRFDSEKAGDREVQRTMLELLNQLDGFSSTADIKVIAATNRVDILDPALLRSGRLDRKIEFPHPNEEARARIMQIHSRKMNVSNDVNFEELSRSTDDFNGAQCKAVCVEAGMIALRRSASSVTHEDFMDAIMEVQAKKKANLNYYA, via the exons ATGGCTCAGACTCTGGAGGATAAATCAATTTGGGAGGACGGCGAGGAGTCGCTGGGCGAGGAGGTGATGCGTATGTCCACCGATGAGATTGTGAGCAGGACTCGACTGATGGACAACGAAATCAAGATCATGAAGAGCGAGTTGATACGCATAACGCACGAGATTCAGGCGCAAAATGAAAAGATCAAGGACAACACCGAAAAGATCAAG GTCAACAAAACGCTGCCCTACCTAGTGTCCAATGTAATAGAGCTGCTGGATGTGGATCcacaggaggaggaggacgatggCTCCGTCACCGTTCTGGACAACCAGCGAAAGGGCAAGTGCGCCGTTATCAAAACATCCACTCGACAGGCGTATTTCCTGCCCGTCATCGGCCTGGTTGATGCCGAGAAACTGAAGCCAGGTGATCTGGTCGGAGTCAACAAAGACTCCTACTTGATTCTGGAAACCCTGCCGGCTGAGTACGATGCCCGCGTCAAGGCCATGGAGGTGGACGAGCGACCCACAGAGCAATACTCCGACATTGGAGGCTTGGACAAGCAGATACAGGAGCTCATCGAGGCAGTGGTGCTGCCTATGACGCACAAGGAGAAGTTCAAAAACCTTGGCATTCACCCACCCAAAG GTGTTCTTTTGTACGGCCCCCCTGGAACTGGCAAAACATTGCTGGCCCGTGCCTGCGCCGCTCAGACAAAGTCCACCTTCCTCAAGCTGGCAGGTCCCCAGTTGGTGCAGATGTTCATTGGTGATGGTGCCAAGCTGGTGCGCGATGCCTTCGCCTTGGCCAAGGAGAAGGCGCCTGCTATTATCTTCATTGATGAGTTGGACGCCATTGGCACAAAGCGTTTCGATTCGGAGAAGGCCGGTGACCGTGAGGTCCAGCGAACTATGTTGGAGCTGCTTAATCAGCTCGACGGTTTCAGTTCTACTGCAGATATCAAGGTGATTGCGGCCACCAATCGCGTAGACATTCTGGATCCTGCTCTGCTGCGCTCTGGTCGTCTGGATCGTAAGATCGAGTTCCCACATCCCAACGAGGAAGCCCGTGCCCGTATTATGCAGATTCACTCGCGTAAAATGAACGTTAGCAATGATGTGAACTTCGAGGAACTGTCCCGATCCACGGATGACTTCAACGGCGCCCAGTGCAAGGCCGTTTGTGTGGAAGCTGGTATGATTGCACTGCGTCGCTCCGCCAGTTCGGTTACGCACGAAGACTTCATGGATGCCATCATGGAAGTGCAGGCGAAGAAGAAGGCTAATCTTAACTACTACGCTTAG
- the LOC122619196 gene encoding 3-hydroxy-3-methylglutaryl-coenzyme A reductase: MIGRLFRAHGEFCASHPWEVIVALLTITACMLTVDKNNTLDANSGLGTATASAAAAGGGSGSGAGSAASGAIPPPSMGASATSSRHRPCHGWSQSCDGLEAEYNAADVILMTIVRCTAVLYCYYQFSRLHRLGSKYVLGIAGLFTVFSSFIFTTAIIKFLGSDISELKDALFFLLLVIDLSNSGRLAQLALSGSNQAEVTQNIARGLELLGPAISLDTIVEVLLVGVGTLSGVQRLEVLCMFAVLSVLVNYVVFMTFYPACLSLIFDLSRSGVDMSVVREKAKGSLLLKSLTEEEQKANPVLQRVKLIMTTGLMAVHIYSRVAFSGSDYDAVDKTLTPTLSLNVSNNRTESAEIADIIIKWLTMSADHIVISIVLIALVVKFICFDNRDPLPDQLRQSGPVAIAAKASQTTPIEEAQDEQEKDAEIPTAARKLLFTIEEQSSANASTQTELLPLRHRLVGPKRPPRPIQECLDILNSTEDGSGPASLSDEEIVSIVHAGGTHCPLYKIESVLDDPERGVRIRRQIIASRAKMPVGRLDVLPYEHFDYRKVLNACCENVLGYVPIPVGYAGPLLLDGETYYVPMATTEGALVASTNRGCKALSVRGVRSVVEDVGMTRAPCVRFPSVARAAEAKSWIENDVNYQLVKTEFDSTSRFGRLKDCHIAMDGPQLYIRFVAITGDAMGMNMVSKGAEMALRRIKRQFPDMQIISLSGNFCCDKKPAAINWIKGRGKRVVTECTISAATLRSVLKTDAKTLVECNKLKNMGGSAMAGSIGGNNAHAANMVTAVFLATGQDPAQNVTSSNCSTAMECWAENSEDLYMTCTMPSLEVGTVGGGTGLPGQSACLEMLGVRGAHATRPGDNAKKLAQIVCATVMAGELSLMAALVNSDLVKSHMRHNRSSIAVSSANNPLNVTVSSCSTIS, encoded by the exons ATGATAGGACGTTTGTTTCGCGCCCACGGCGAGTTCTGCGCCTCGCATCCCTGGGAGGTCATCGTGGCCCTGCTGACCATCACGGCCTGCATGCTCACGGTGGACAAGAACAACACCCTGGACGCGAATAGCGGACTGGGCACAGCCACCGCATCAGCTGCCGCCGCCGGTGGTGGCTCCGGCTCTGGAGCTGGATCTGCAGCAAGTGGTGCCATACCACCGCCGTCTATGGGCGCCTCGGCCACCTCCAGCCGGCACAGGCCCTGCCACGGATGGAGCCAGTCCTGTGATGGCCTGGAGGCCGAGTACAATGCAGCCGACGTTATCCTGATGACCATCGTGCGCTGCACGGCCGTGCTGTACTGCTACTACCAGTTCAGCCGCCTCCATCGCCTGGGATCCAAATATGTGCTGG GCATCGCCGGCCTCTTCACGGTCTTCTCCAGCTTCATCTTCACGACGGCCATCATCAAGTTCCTGGGCAGCGACATCTCCGAACTGAA GGACGCCCTGTTCTTCCTGCTGCTGGTCATCGACCTATCCAACTCTGGCCGTCTGGCGCAGCTGGCGCTATCGGGCAGTAACCAAGCGGAGGTGACGCAGAACATTGCACGGGGACTGGAGCTCCTGGGACCGGCCATCTCCCTGGACACAATTGTGgaggtgctgctggtgggcgtgggcacACTGTCGGGTGTACAGCGCCTGGAGGTGCTCTGCATGTTTGCCGTGCTCTCGGTGCTGGTCAACTATGTGGTCTTCATGACCTTTTATCCCGCCTGCCTGTCGCTAATCTTCGATCTGTCCCGCTCCGGCGTCGATATGTCTGTGGTGCGTGAGAAGGCGAAGGGCTCGCTGCTCCTTAAGTCGCTAaccgaggaggagcagaaggccAATCCCGTGCTGCAGCGCGTCAAGCTGATCATGACCACTGGCCTGATGGCGGTGCACATTTACAGCCGGGTGGCTTTCTCCGGCAGCGACTACGATGCCGTGGACAAGACGCTGACACCCACGCTCAGTCTGAATGTGAGCAATAATCGCACGGAATCGGCCGAAATCGCCGACATTATCATCAA GTGGCTGACCATGAGTGCCGATCACATAGTAATCTCAATTGTTCTCATCGCATTGGTAGTTAAGTTTATTTGCTTCGATAATCGTGATCCTCTGCCGGATCAGCTGCGTCAATCGGGTCCAGTGGCCATCGCCGCCAAGGCTTCACAAACCACACCAATTGAGGAAGCACAGGATGAACAGGAAAAGGATGCGGAGATTCCAACTGCAGCCCGCAAACTTTTATTTACCATCGAAGAGCAGAGTTCGGCCAATGCTTCGACGCAGACGGAGCTGCTGCCTCTGCGCCACCGACTGGTGGGTCCAAAACGGCCACCACGCCCAATTCAGGAATGCCTTGATATACTGAACTCCACTGAAGATGGCAGTGGACCAGCGTCCTTGAGTGACGAGGAGATTGTGTCCATTGTCCATGCCGGTGGCACTCACTGCCCACTCTACAAAATCGAATCTGTGCTGGACGACCCCGAGCGGGGTGTGCGAATCCGCCGCCAGATCATCGCCAGTCGTGCCAAAATGCCGGTCGGTCGTCTGGATGTCTTGCCTTATGAACACTTTGACTACCGCAAAGTGCTGAACGCCTGCTGTGAGAACGTTCTGGGCTACGTTCCCATTCCCGTCGGCTACGCAGGACCCCTGCTGTTAGACGGCGAGACCTACTACGTGCCCATGGCCACCACCGAAGGTGCTTTAGTAGCATCCACGAATCGTGGCTGCAAAGCGCTCTCCGTACGTGGTGTTCGATCTGTCGTGGAGGACGTGGGCATGACCCGGGCACCGTGTGTGAGATTCCCCAGCGTTGCTCGCGCGGCCGAGGCAAAATCTTGGATCGAAAACGACGTAAACTACCAGTTGGTAAAAACCGAGTTCGATTCTACATCGCGCTTTGGCCGTCTCAAGGACTGCCACATTGCCATGGATGGGCCACAGCTGTATATTCGTTTTGTGGCCATTACCGGCGACGCCATGGGCATGAACATGGTGTCCAAGGGCGCTGAGATGGCCTTGCGTCGAATTAAACGCCAGTTTCCCGACATGCAGATCATTTCGCTGAGTGGAAACTTCTGCTGCGACAAGAAACCGGCGGCCATCAACTGGATTAAGGGACGCGGCAAGCGGGTGGTCACCGAGTGTACCATTTCCGCAGCCACGCTGCGTTCCGTGCTGAAAACGGATGCCAAGACACTGGTCGAGTGTAACAAGCTGAAGAATATGGGAGGCAGCGCCATGGCCGGTAGCATTGGTGGCAACAATGCTCATGCCGCCAATATGGTGACCGCCGTCTTTTTGGCCACGGGACAGGATCCCGCCCAGAATGTCACCTCGAGCAACTGCTCCACGGCCATGGAGTGCTGGGCGGAGAACAGCGAGGACCTTTACATGACCTGCACAATGCCTTCGCTGGAGGTGGGAACCGTGGGCGGCGGAACCGGTTTGCCAGGACAGAGCGCATGTCTGGAAATGCTTGGTGTCCGCGGAGCGCACGCCACCCGGCCAGGAGACAACGCCAAGAAGCTGGCACAGATCGTCTGCGCCACGGTTATGGCCGGTGAATTGAGCCTGATGGCGGCGTTGGTCAATAGCGATCTAGTCAAGAGTCACATGCGCCACAATCG TTCCTCCATCGCCGTGAGCAGCGCCAACAATCCTCTCAACGTGACCGTGTCCAGCTGCAGCACCATCAGCTAA